From Bordetella flabilis, the proteins below share one genomic window:
- a CDS encoding branched-chain amino acid ABC transporter permease: MNLTFLIGQALTNGIIVGLLYLLIAIGFTLVFGVMRIANFAHGEFYMLGAFAALVCVTQYDMPYLVAVFVAFALVLAFGWVVEVLILKSFRGDELNGLIATLGVAMILQNGALMLFGPDPQSMPAPVEGVFAMGDIIMPLSRLYVVVFSAAVLVGLYVFLMHTRSGRALRAVVQDMEIATAQGIRSHIVYPLGFALGVALAAIAGALMAPVFSVSPFIGAAPLFKAFIVVVLGGLGSIPGAALASLLLGVAESLGSTFFDGSTADMMIFGLVIVMLIFRPTGLMGRAE; this comes from the coding sequence GTGAACCTCACCTTCCTGATCGGCCAGGCCCTGACCAACGGAATTATCGTGGGCCTGCTCTACCTGCTTATCGCCATCGGCTTCACGCTGGTGTTCGGCGTCATGCGGATCGCCAACTTCGCGCACGGGGAGTTCTACATGCTCGGCGCGTTCGCCGCGCTGGTGTGTGTCACGCAATACGACATGCCCTACCTGGTGGCCGTGTTCGTGGCCTTCGCGCTGGTGCTGGCCTTCGGCTGGGTCGTGGAGGTATTGATCCTGAAGTCGTTCCGGGGCGATGAGCTCAATGGCCTGATCGCCACGCTGGGCGTGGCGATGATCCTGCAGAACGGCGCGCTGATGCTGTTCGGCCCCGATCCGCAGTCGATGCCTGCACCGGTCGAAGGCGTGTTCGCCATGGGCGACATCATCATGCCTTTGTCGCGGCTCTACGTCGTTGTTTTCTCGGCGGCCGTGCTGGTGGGGCTGTACGTGTTCCTGATGCATACGCGCAGCGGCCGGGCCTTGCGCGCGGTGGTTCAGGACATGGAGATCGCCACCGCGCAGGGCATACGCTCCCACATCGTCTATCCGCTGGGTTTCGCGCTCGGCGTCGCGCTGGCTGCGATCGCCGGCGCCTTGATGGCGCCCGTCTTCTCGGTGTCTCCCTTCATTGGCGCGGCGCCGCTGTTCAAGGCCTTCATCGTGGTGGTGCTGGGCGGGCTGGGCAGTATTCCCGGCGCCGCGCTGGCCAGCCTGCTGCTGGGAGTGGCCGAAAGCCTGGGCAGCACGTTTTTCGACGGCAGTACGGCGGACATGATGATCTTCGGCCTGGTCATCGTCATGCTGATATTCCGGCCTACAGGGCTGATGGGACGGGCGGAATAA